TAATAACACAATATCCATATGTTCATGCTAGTACCGAATTACTGGCTAGTTTtaattatacaatattttatcaaatgaattcaGAAAACTGAGCCAGAAGAAGAACCAATAATGGAGGGAGAAATGGAAGACATCAATGAGATAGAAAGACGTGACAACATGCTGGAGAATATTCTACTGGTACTCAATAGTGGAGCAGCAATAGGTGTTGGTCCACAGATGAGAGAATTCGGTAAAGGAGACAAGGTCGTGCGAAAGAGAAGTGCAAGCAGAATACCTGGTTCTGAAGGAGGGATCAAAAGAGGGTTTGTAATTCTATTATTGTAGTCATTCGTACGTTTTGTGTAAAATGTAATTGTGTTTCtgtcaaaatgaaaattaaaggaATAGCTTAGTGAACCTGGATCAGAGAAGGAATTGCTTATTCAGAAAATGAAAGATTAAGAAGGCTAGATTGTGAACACAATATAGACAACTATTTTCAGTTTTAACTTAGCTTCTGCTTATAAaaacgataaacaaatatgacagaaaagAACAAACGGCagtcactgaattacaggctcctgaattaaGACCGACACATAAATAATGAAGATGGTGTGCACATGTGTGTGAGCGCTTACACACCTCTCCTAACAAGGTACACAGTGGTATAAAAGCACAATAAACGAACAAACTGCAtgtaaaaatcaatttcaaaGGACTCGACTAAAAAACAAGAATAAATGTGATCTCGAATATCACTGTGTGGCATACGTCTCTCTCACTGCAAAAACAACTAGACACAAATAAACGGTTTTATCTCGAAAGTGTCTTGATTATTAAAAAGTAATACAAttcatacaaataaaaaagacatATGTTACAGTGGTACCGTTACAGTtacaataaattaataataatcaCATTTTACAGAATACTGCCATTATCTCCAGTTGGTCCACCAGTCCAGGCGGTACCTTGCCACATTATCAAATGGGAGATTTAGGATTGATACCTCGTCCTAAAGtaattattaataattaatttatgaCATTTTTCAGACAACTGCCATTATCTCCTGTTGGTCCACCAGGCGGTACCTTGCCACATTATCAAATGGGAGATTTAGGATTGATACCTCGTCCTAAAGtaattattaataattaatttatgaCATTTTTCAGACAACTGCCATTATCTCCTGTTGGTCCACCAGGCGGTACCTTGCCACATTATCAAATGGGAGATTTAGGATTGATACCTCGTCCTAAAGTTAATATTCCAACCAGTTTCGATAGAATGAGAGTCCTCTCAGCTACAACAAGACTTGGTGGTCTGAGGAAAGTTCTTACACGATCTGTTTCTGTACAAACCGTCAGTGCTACGAAGGTAATAATCTATAAGTGGCAAAATAACATGCATAGGATTCTGTATGCTGCATACTACTATAAAATATTATCTTTGTCATTCCAATCAACTTCATGATGTTTCGTCTTTCCACCATTTAGTTCAAAGAGGGATTAATATCCATATTTCATTCACAAGAGTTGGTCCTGAATATGCAACTGAACAAAATGTTTGTtgttaattgataaaaaaatacatcTTAATCAAAATTAACTCTAACAAGGGCATGAACAGGATTGTTTTCTGTCGTTAGTACTAATTAGTTGTTTGTTACATTATTTTGGTGAGGCAATGTATATTTTTGATACGTTTTCTAAGTTATAGTTTCCACATGTTCACATGACCATTCTGGTTATTTTATTACCAGTGACAATTAATTCTAGATATGTTTCTGGAATCAAAATGGCGGGTGATACTTACATAAACGGTgatctatagctgttaatttctgcgtcatttaattgttctcatgtggagagttgtcgcattggcaatcatactatatgttttatttataataaagaagatgtttTCCTTTGGCCCAACTCAGTTTGTTTTGTGATTcctactgtttttattttatttgtctgcCTGTACCTCGAACTCGGTATACCATCCTTGTATTACTCAAATTGAAGTATCCGTTATGATATGAGATTTTTTTTCGGTCTATTgacttttgttttacttttattttgaatgcttattttatttgttctttaaGGCTCTATTTTATGCTGACCAATTGCTGACGAAAGTGCCAGCAGACATGCAGGACACTATCTTACATGAAGGTCACACAGGTCACACAGGAAGGATCAGGTCACCAGTTAAACCTGTTCGACAGATCACTGGACCAAAGAAATTTGCTACAACTGTTTATTAagcttttttatattaaacttttATGAACCgattaaatgtttaataaaaatcgaatatttgtatcaaataaaaaTCTCAATGGCCGTTTATTTTTATAAGCCAGGTGACATAAAATATTTGCAGATAAAAAGCTTGAAAAATGGTAACATGAATAATCTCCCTTCCCTATGGTTGTCCGTTCTCCGAAAGTTATAATggcaaaataacaaacaaattaaaagcaGATATTTTGCGCTTAACATCGCAAGCAAAGGAAAGAAAACGACTATAGGAGATTGtttaaacacattaaaaacgCGAACAATTCAAATGAACCAAAATGAATTTCATATCTTCTGATTTCATGTTAATACTAGTTTTACTGTaccagataaaattgagaatgggaatgtgtcaaagagacaacaacccgaccatagaacagacaacaccAGAAGGTCACCTATAGGTATTCAATGCAGCgataaattcccgcacccagagacGTCCTTAAAGctaacccctaaacaaatatatatactagttcagtgataatgaacgccatactaaactccaaattgtacacaagaaactaaaattaagaataatacaagactaacaaaggccagaggctcctgttttgggacaggcgcaaaaatgcggcggggttaaacatgtttgctgctgtcttctctatggtcgggttgttgtctctttgacagattCCCTCTTTCCATTCTCAATAGTTTATTAtgtgatctcaaccctcccctatacttcTAGGCAATATAGATTTTCAATTTAACTTATCTACTATAAGGTTTAAGTCTAATATATTTGGAAATCcaattcaaacattaaaaatatgatataacaaaAGACAACAATGCGCACGCTCAGTGGAAGTTAAAAATCCAAGGTCTTTGGTAGGTCAATCTGtcctttttgtttgtttctttaaagATTGAATTGTGTTTTCagttttttctcattttttttttctctcttcataTTTCAACTAACTTACTATactttgtttttcatatataatcatacaaagacaaaaaaaaaggtcACTGTaaagaacaaatatataaaaaaaaaaaactttggttaaGTGATGTAGTACATGTGATTTGGGATTGTGGCGTTAAATCAGACTCAACTTCGATGAACATTCTTCAATTAGTGTCCATACAGTCGTCTTCGGGACCCGCGAGTctaatttagaaatataaaaccaggtttaatcgaccattttctacataagaaaatgcctgcaccaagtcaggaaaatgacagttgttatccaatcgtatgatgtgttttatcatttgattcggccatttgattagggagtGTCCTCGTTTGATTTTTATTGGAGCTAGTAattttgtgatgttactttttatgcatatatctcaaatatgttgtaaaaataggacattattttttaatatctacAGTATCAATAACAATCTATTAACAAAAGTTAGTCAAACGTTCAGAAAGAGCTAGCAATGTTAAGGAATACAATAAATCACTCTTGAGAATTGTATTTACCAAATGATTTCCAGATGCTTTAAACCCACGTAACATACTAAACATTGACTTTCGCGTCGCAAAACTTCATTCTTAAGCTCTCTTTCAACTAAATTCATATTCCAATTTCATACTGAAAGCATTATTATACAATATACccgtattttatttaattaaacagaACTTGGTCACCAGAGGCATAAAGATAAACAATAGATGTTCATACAATAAGACTGAGCTTCtaattaataaaatcaacggtcCAAAGTCAACTGCACCAGATGCTCCTTTCGACAATTAATTATTCTTCATTGATGCTtcaggccaaaatatttgaaagtacaCAACATAATACAAACATTGGGGAACTTTTACAATGAAAAATGGACGTAAAATGAATTCAAACCCCGACAAGGAATTAAAACTATGCATGAAgaagacatattttttaattcaaaatttgattacTAAGCAAAATCTAAATCAAACAATATTGCCAGTATCGACGTAAAGTAGATAATACGATATGATTTGCTTCAGCATATTAACCTTTTTCTTTTAACATAGACATGGCCACATAAATAACATTTTGGCACATTATCAATCTTTGTATAATTTTGATTTCTTGACATCCGACAAAACAttacttttaataaaattataatcttCACAAATAGATTAGAACATTCCCAAATCAAGCATTGAACTAATGATATTATTATATCCATATAGTCGGCAATACTAATATTGCTGATGGGTGTTATATCTATACAGCAACTGATACATGTATTCAAGTCatgtattcatataaaaataaacaagtaaggtgataaaagaaaacagaaagataccaaagggacattcaaacacatAATTCGACTTAGATGGTGTTGACGGGTCTAATATAGttggtcttttttttcattttttgataaatCAATAAAGTTACTATCTAAGTAGTCGTATTTCAGTACAATATAAATTGTAGACCAAAACAACTCGGACTAATtgttgacctatagtttttaatttctgtgtcgttttggtctcttgtggagatctgtctcattggcaatcgcacgacatctttttttataatttcaggaGAAATTCATTTGTGAGGTTATTACTGAATCAACAAAATAAGATGCTGGATCAGAACGCTCTTTTCAGAATGTTTTaacatttaatgtgttttgtaaTTATTGTTCAAATTAAGTTTTAGACATAGAAGAAAGTGGCTTTATAAAGACAAGAATCGCAGTCTTTTTCGcttttatgttttgttgtttaatttgcctttatattgattttaatcCACATGATCATCTAAACATACAACATGTTTGTCCTCATCTTGATGGACATTGGTTGGTTGCATGATTTTATACAAACAAGTTTACTATCAACAAATTCAATACTCATAGTTGATTTCGAAATTGAGAAAGTCAAAAGGGATTTTGTCAAACAAACCACAAccaaaccaaagagcagaaaacaaatgaaggccaccaataggtcttcaacacaaccATTttctcccacacccggaggcgggcttcaacTGTCCCCTGGGCAAACAtgtgtattagttcagtgataatgaacgccatacgtaaaacatataaacaaactaaAATCAAATCTAGTGCAAGACTAAAAAAAACCATGAAGAGGCTTCTATcggactttggacaggcgcacaaatgcgaCAAGGTTAAAAATCTCAACCtcagccaatgtagaaaaaataaacacaacaatacgcacagtaaaactcagttcaaaagaaccTTCAGAGGTCGGTGCTAGAGAAGGTAAGTATGCGTAATCGCAGAGTATAAAGGCGCAGTAATTTAGAACTATTGGTCAAAATTTCATGGGGTttaccctatatatatatatatatatatttatacttacgTTTTGCAGAAAGAGATTGCAAAGTCTGAGTCACGGATTTCCAGATATAATGGTCATTAGGTAGAGGTTGTGTACAAAGTCTGAGGCTCGGATTTCCAGATATCATGGTCAATAGGTAGAATTTTGTTGTGTACAAAGGCTGAGACATGGATTTTCAGACAGCATGGTCATTATGTGGAAGTTTGTTATGTACAAGTTCTGAGGTACGGATTTTCAGATGTCATGGTCATTATTTAGAAGATTGTTGTGTACAAAGTCTGAGGCATAATTTTCCAGATATCATGGTCATTATAGGTAGAGGTTGTGTACAAAGTCTGACGCACGGATTTTCAGATATCATGGTCAGTATAAAGAAAATTGTTGTGTACAAAGTCTGAGGCATGGATTTCCAGATATCATGGTCATTAGGTAGAGGTTTGTtgtgaccacataattgatattcatgtcaacaccgaagtcctgactactgggctggtgataccctcggggacgaaacgtctaccagcagtggcatcgacccagtggtgcaaatagttatcagaggtaccaggattataatttaatacgccagaagcgcgtttcgtctacataagactcatcagtgacgctcagatcaaaatattgtaaagccaaacaagtacaaagttgaagagcattgaggacccaaagttccaaaaaggtgggccaaatacggctaaggtaatatatttctgggataagaaaatccttagttttttcgaaaaattcaaagttttgtaacaggaaatttataaaagtatccacataattgatattcatgtcaacaccgaagtgctgactactgggctggtgataccctcggggacgaaacgtccaccagcagtggcatcgatccagtggtgtaaatagttatcaaaggtaccaggattataatttaatacgccagacgcgcgtttcgtctacataagactcatcagtgacgctcagatcaaaatagttgtaaagccaaacaagtacaaagtctGAGGCACGAATTTCCAGATGTCATGGCCATTACGTAGAGGTTTGTTGTGTACAAAGTCTGAGGCATGGATTTCAAGATGTCATGGTCGTTAGGTAGAAGATAGTTGAGTACAAAGTCTGAGGAACAGATTTCCAGATGTCATGGTCATTAGGTATAATTTTGTTGTGTACAAAGTCTGAGGCATGGATTTCCAGATAGCATGGTCATTAGGTATAATTTTGTGGTGTACAAAGTCTGAGGCACGGATTGCCAGATGTCATGGTCATAAGGTAGAAGTTTGTCCTGTATAAAGTTTGAGGCACGGATTTCCATATGTCATGGTCATAAGGTAAAAGTTTGTTGTGTTCAAAGTCTGAGGCATGATTTTCCAGATGGCATGGTCATGAGGTAGAGGTTTGTTGTGTACAAAGTCTGAGGTATGGATTTCCAGATATCATGGTCATTAGGTAGAAGATAGTTGTGTACAAAGTCTGAGGTATGGATTTCCAGATATCAAGGTCATTAGGTAGAAGTTTGTCGTGTACAAAGTTTGAGGCAAGGATTTCCATATATCAGGGTCATTAGGTAGAAGTTTGTTGTGTACAAAATCTGAGGCACGGATTTCCAGATGTCATGGTCATGAGGTAGAGGTTTGTTGTGTACAAAGTCTGAGGCATGAATTTCAGGATGTCATGGTCATTAGGTAGAAGTTTGTTGGGTACAAAGTCTGAGGCACGGATTTCCATATATATTGGTCATTAGGTAGAAGTTTGATGTGTACAACGTTTGAGGCAAGGATTTCCATATAGCATGGTCATTAGGTAAAAGTTTGTTGTGTTCAAAGTCTGAGGCATGATTTTCCAGATGTCATGGTCATTAGGTAGAAGATAGTTGTGTACAAAGTCTGAGGCACGGATTTCCATATATATCGGTCATTAGGTAGAAGTTTGATGTGTACAACGTTTGAGGCAAGGATTTCCAGATATCATGGTCATTAGGTAGAAGTTTATTGTGTTCAAAGTCAGAGGCATGATTTTCCAGATGTTATGGTTATGAGGTAGAGGTTTGTCGTGTACAACGTTTGAGGCAAGGATATCCATATATCATGGTCATTAAAGGTAGAGGTTGTGTACAAAGTCTGAGGCATGGATTTCAAGATGTAATTGTCATTAGGTAGAAGTTTGTCGTGTACAAAGTCTGAGGCATGGATCTCAAGATGTCATGGTCATTAGGTAGAAGTTTGTCGTGTACAAAGTCTGAGGCATGGATTTCAAGATGTCATGGTCATTAGGTAGAAGAAAGTTATGTCAAAAGTCTGAGGTACGGATTTCCAGATATCATGGTCATTAGGTAGAAGTTTGTCGTGTACAAAGTCTGAGGCATGGATTTCAAGATGTCATGGTCATTAGGTAAAAGTTTGTCGTGTACAAAGTCTGAGGCATGGATTTCTAGATGTCATGGTCATTCGGTAGAAGATTGTTGTGTTCAAAGTCTGAGGCACGGATTTCCAGATGTCATGGTCATTAGGTAGGAGTTTGTCGTGTACAAAGTCTGAGGCATGGATTTCAAGATATCATGGTCATTAGGTAGAAGATTGTTGTGCACAAAATCAGATGTTCGGATTGCCAGATGTCATGGTTATTAGGTAGAAGTTTGTCCTGTACAAAGTCTGAGGCACGGATTTCAAGATGTCATGGTCATTAGGTAGAAGTTTGTTGTGTTCAAAGTCTAAGGCATGAATTTCCAGAAGCCATGATCATGAGGTAGAGGTGTGTTGTGTACAAAGTCTGATGCACGGATTCCCATATATATTGGTCATTAGGTAGAAGATTATTGTGTTCAAAGTCAGAGGCATGATTTTCCAGATGTTATGGTTATGAGGTAAAGGTTTGTTGTGTACAAAGTCTGAGGCATGGATTTCAAGATGTCATGGTCATTAGGTAGAAGTTTGTTGGGTACAAAATCTGAGGCGCAGATTTCCAGATGTCATGGTCATAAGGTAGAGGTTTGTTGTGTACAACGTTTGAGGCATGGATTTCCAGATGTCATGGTCATTAGGTAGAAGTTTGTTGTGTTCAAAGTCAGAGGCATGATTTCCCAGATGTTATGGTCATGAGGTAGAGGTTTGTTGTGTACAAAATCTGAGGCACGGATTTCAAGATGTCATTGTAATTAGGTAGAATATTGTTGTGTACAAAATCAGATGTACGGATTGACAGATGTCATGGTCATTAGGTAGAAGTTTGTCCTGTACAAAGTCTGAGGAACGGATTTCCAGATGTCATGGTCATTAGGTAGAAGTTTGTTGTGTTCAAAGTCTGAGGCATGAATTTCCAGATGCCATGGTCATGAGGTAGAGGTTTGTTGTGTACAAAGTCTGATGCACAGATTCCCATATATATTGGTCATTAGGTAAAAGATTATTGTACAACATTTGAGGCAAGGATTTCCAGATATCATGGTCATTAGGTAGAAGTTTGTTGTGTTCAAAGTCAGAGGCATGATTTCCCAGATGTTATGGTCATGAGGTAGAGGTTTGTTGTGTACAAAATCTGAGGCACGGATTTCAAGATGTCATTGTAATTAGGTAGAAGTTTGTTGGGTACAAAATCTGAGGCACGGATTTCCAGATGTCATGGTCATAAGGTAGGGGTTTGTTGTGTACAACGTTTGAGGCAAGGATTTCCAGATGTCATTGTCATTAGGTAGAAGTTTGATGTGTACAACGTTTGAGGCATGATTTTCCAGATGTCATGGTCATTAGGTAAAAGTTTGTTGTGTTCAAAGTCTGAGGCATGATTTTCCAGATGTCATGGTCATGAGGTAGAGGTTTGTTGTGTACAAAGTCTGAGGTATGGATTTCTAGATATCATGGTAATTAGGTAGAAGATAGTTGTGTACAAAGTCTGAGGTACGGATTTCCAGATATCATGGTCATTAGGTAGAAGTTTGTCGTGAACAACGTTTGAGGCAAGGATTTCCCTATATCATGGTCATTAGGTAGAAGTTTGTCGTGTACAAAGTCTGAGGCAAGGATATCCATATATCATGGTCATTTTAGGTAGAGGTTGTGTACAAAGTCTGAGGCATGGATTTCAAGATGTAATTGTCATTAGGTAGAAGTTTGTCGTGTACAAATTCTGAGGCATGGATTTCAAGATGTCATGGTCATTAGGTAGAAGTTTGTTGTGTACAAAGTCTGAGGCATGGATTTCAAGATGTCATGGTCATTAGGTAGGAGTTTGTCGTGTACAAAGTCTGAGGCATGGATTTCAAGATATCAGGGTCATTAGGTAGAAGTTTGTTATGTTCAAAGTCTGAGG
The window above is part of the Mytilus galloprovincialis chromosome 4, xbMytGall1.hap1.1, whole genome shotgun sequence genome. Proteins encoded here:
- the LOC143071217 gene encoding uncharacterized protein LOC143071217, encoding MTFFRQLPLSPVGPPGGTLPHYQMGDLGLIPRPKVNIPTSFDRMRVLSATTRLGGLRKVLTRSVSVQTVSATKALFYADQLLTKVPADMQDTILHEGHTGHTGRIRSPVKPVRQITGPKKFATTVY